Proteins from one Planctomyces sp. SH-PL62 genomic window:
- a CDS encoding asparagine synthase-related protein codes for MLQGVERLDDLIGPRESGLTGATLAEVESAVDRNDLGRLAETDGHFAAVAREGCTVRLARTIGLPLRYFVAKRYHGPYLVVSDRIDRLYDYCCSLKIGWQFDPLYTRMIPAHYLVEIDQIGCPDPNPRYHRFFDPEVAQGPREIDAAGDAYVRAAYDSTLDWIRGVPDGERIAILFSGGVDSGSTFLLARKALEALGRDPGLARAYTLDLGGGQDAIQAERWVRELGLEAQWERISLEGTVPDLEGAIATIEDYHPLDVECAATSLLLLGAIRDRDPSVRFLIDGDGGDENLKSYPLEDSDLTISSVLRNPLLYQEGWGIDAVKHSLTYSGGLSRSYVRTYAPAQKLGFTAFSPYTTRRVIAKAAAMPFEEWLGGDASRLDTLKADVVQAGVKSFTGVDMPVFPKRRFQDGAGGSYRRWKVSKAWCRQVFLRQWEERLKVAWSPFAERVSGNAVPT; via the coding sequence ATGCTGCAAGGCGTCGAGAGGCTGGACGATCTGATCGGGCCCCGCGAGTCGGGCCTCACCGGGGCGACGCTCGCCGAGGTGGAATCGGCCGTCGACCGCAACGACCTGGGGCGGTTGGCGGAGACCGACGGCCACTTCGCCGCCGTCGCCCGCGAAGGATGCACCGTCCGGCTTGCGCGGACCATCGGGCTCCCGCTCCGGTACTTCGTCGCCAAGCGGTACCACGGCCCGTACCTCGTCGTCTCCGACCGGATCGACCGCCTCTACGATTACTGCTGTTCGCTGAAGATCGGCTGGCAATTCGACCCGCTCTACACGCGCATGATCCCGGCCCACTACCTCGTCGAGATCGATCAGATCGGATGTCCGGATCCGAATCCCCGCTACCACCGCTTCTTCGACCCCGAGGTCGCGCAAGGCCCCCGCGAAATCGACGCCGCCGGCGACGCGTACGTCCGGGCCGCGTACGATTCGACGCTCGACTGGATCCGAGGCGTTCCCGACGGGGAGCGGATCGCGATCCTTTTCTCGGGCGGCGTCGACAGCGGCTCGACGTTCCTGCTGGCTCGCAAGGCGCTCGAGGCGCTGGGCCGCGACCCCGGGCTGGCTCGGGCTTATACGCTGGACCTCGGCGGCGGCCAGGACGCCATCCAGGCCGAACGCTGGGTTCGCGAACTGGGCCTGGAGGCGCAGTGGGAGCGGATCTCGCTCGAAGGGACCGTCCCGGACCTGGAGGGCGCCATCGCGACGATCGAGGATTACCACCCGCTGGACGTCGAGTGCGCCGCGACCTCGCTGCTCCTCCTCGGTGCGATCCGCGACCGCGACCCCTCGGTCCGATTCCTCATCGACGGAGACGGCGGCGATGAGAACCTGAAGTCGTATCCGCTCGAAGACTCGGACCTCACCATCTCCAGCGTGCTGCGCAACCCACTCCTCTACCAGGAAGGGTGGGGGATCGACGCCGTGAAGCACAGCCTGACCTACTCGGGCGGCCTGTCTCGCTCCTATGTCAGGACCTACGCACCGGCACAGAAGTTGGGATTCACGGCCTTCAGCCCCTACACGACGCGCAGGGTGATCGCCAAGGCGGCCGCCATGCCGTTCGAGGAGTGGCTTGGGGGCGACGCCTCCCGGCTCGACACGCTGAAGGCCGACGTGGTCCAGGCCGGGGTCAAATCCTTCACCGGGGTCGACATGCCAGTCTTCCCCAAGCGACGATTCCAGGACGGGGCCGGCGGGTCCTATCGCCGCTGGAAGGTGAGCAAGGCATGGTGTCGCCAGGTCTTCCTCCGCCAGTGGGAGGAACGCCTCAAGGT
- a CDS encoding RnfABCDGE type electron transport complex subunit D, with product MSTVVSIEPSPPKAGRRLLTLISPENRYLPPFLITCILLVGQLGFGFLESFSRTLLAIGCSIGLELILGRLLVGKWPHLASAYISGISVGILIRSPAFWPYALCALISIASKYAIRWHGRHLWNPSNLGVSAMLFLAPATVATLSVQWGNSLWPMLVVWTIGSLIVLRLRRFHICATYAISFVALSFVRCVLTGAPFLAQVAPITGPMYQLFVFFMITDPKTTVRTKWGQCLVAFLVALVEMILRLNRVVHAPYYALFLVGPAAVIVEIWLQQRRGARESSATAPEAAATAAST from the coding sequence ATGTCGACCGTCGTCTCGATCGAGCCGTCCCCCCCGAAGGCGGGCCGGCGCCTGCTGACGCTGATCTCGCCCGAGAATCGCTATCTGCCGCCGTTCCTCATCACCTGCATCTTGCTGGTGGGCCAACTGGGGTTCGGCTTCTTGGAGAGCTTCTCGCGAACGCTCCTGGCGATCGGCTGCAGCATCGGCCTGGAGCTGATCCTGGGACGCCTCCTGGTCGGCAAGTGGCCGCACCTCGCCAGCGCGTACATCTCGGGGATCAGCGTCGGCATCCTGATCCGCTCGCCGGCCTTCTGGCCTTATGCGCTTTGCGCCTTGATCTCGATCGCCTCGAAGTACGCGATCCGGTGGCATGGACGTCACCTCTGGAATCCCTCGAACCTCGGCGTCAGCGCGATGCTCTTCCTGGCCCCGGCCACCGTGGCGACCCTGAGCGTCCAGTGGGGAAACTCCCTGTGGCCGATGCTCGTCGTCTGGACGATCGGCTCGCTGATCGTCCTGCGGTTGAGACGATTCCACATCTGCGCGACCTACGCGATCTCGTTCGTCGCCCTGTCCTTCGTGCGCTGCGTCCTCACAGGCGCCCCCTTCCTGGCCCAGGTCGCCCCGATCACGGGGCCGATGTACCAGCTCTTCGTCTTCTTCATGATCACCGACCCGAAGACGACCGTTCGGACGAAATGGGGCCAATGCCTCGTGGCGTTCCTGGTCGCCTTGGTCGAGATGATCCTGCGTCTGAACCGGGTGGTCCACGCCCCCTATTACGCCCTGTTCCTCGTCGGGCCGGCGGCCGTCATCGTCGAGATCTGGCTGCAGCAGCGACGTGGGGCGAGGGAGTCCTCGGCGACGGCGCCCGAGGCCGCCGCGACGGCGGCCTCGACCTGA
- a CDS encoding CRTAC1 family protein — translation MPGSPGRIAAIILFAGLLAAVPLLNRGTTTGVTAVATRTPSTSGRNPDGPSPRGFRLEEVSKASGIDFVHQAPTLDPKLDHIMPQIASMGAGVAAVDFDRDGWQDLYVTNSGEGSLNRLYRNRGDGAFEDVAGPMGLADLNQAGTGVSMGSIWGDYDNDGYDDLFLYKWGRPELFHNDGGRGFSRVTESAGFAAWINAGCATWLDFDRDGLLDLFVGGYWPDDLDLWRIDTTKMMPESFEYAKNGGANHLYRNLGEGRFEDVTGAMGLDSPRWALCAGAADLRGTGYPDLFVANDYGVSELFANDGGRGFREIGKATGVGYAPKSGMNVSFGDVFNQGRFSIYVTNISEEGVLIQGNNLWVPREGTSGDSLAYDNLADDLGVELGGWSFGAQFGDLNNDGNQDLVLTNGYISAAKDASYWYDYSVIAGGHSSIISDAKNWPAMRGKSLSGYQQKKVWVNDGAGRFAEVAQAVGYTDLHDGRAVVLADLWNRGVLDLVVANQKGPLLVYKNTVDPANEWIGFDLTSRSSNRSAIGAEVRVFWDGQEQLQQVSGGGGYSAQNPRRLHFGLGKNPKVEKAVIRWPSGREQVIETPTTGRVHQVEES, via the coding sequence ATGCCTGGCAGTCCCGGCCGCATCGCGGCGATCATCCTCTTCGCGGGCCTCCTGGCGGCCGTGCCCTTGCTCAACCGCGGGACGACCACCGGCGTGACGGCCGTCGCTACGCGCACGCCCTCCACGTCGGGGCGGAATCCGGACGGGCCGTCGCCGCGAGGATTCCGCCTCGAGGAAGTGTCGAAGGCCTCCGGGATCGACTTCGTCCACCAGGCGCCGACGCTGGATCCGAAGCTCGACCACATCATGCCCCAGATCGCCTCGATGGGGGCGGGGGTCGCGGCGGTCGATTTCGACCGCGACGGTTGGCAGGACCTGTACGTGACCAACAGCGGCGAAGGGAGCCTGAATCGGCTCTATCGGAATCGGGGCGACGGCGCGTTCGAGGACGTCGCCGGGCCGATGGGCCTGGCCGACCTGAACCAGGCGGGCACCGGCGTGTCGATGGGGTCCATCTGGGGAGACTACGACAACGACGGCTACGACGACCTGTTCCTGTACAAGTGGGGCCGCCCCGAACTCTTCCACAACGACGGCGGCCGGGGCTTCAGCCGGGTCACGGAATCGGCGGGATTCGCCGCCTGGATCAACGCCGGATGCGCGACCTGGCTGGACTTCGACCGCGACGGCCTCCTCGACCTCTTCGTCGGGGGGTACTGGCCCGACGATCTCGACCTCTGGCGGATCGACACGACGAAGATGATGCCCGAGAGCTTCGAGTACGCCAAGAACGGGGGCGCCAACCACCTCTACCGCAACCTGGGCGAGGGACGCTTCGAGGACGTCACCGGGGCGATGGGCCTGGACAGCCCGCGTTGGGCGCTTTGCGCCGGCGCGGCCGACCTGCGCGGGACGGGCTATCCGGACCTGTTCGTGGCCAACGACTACGGCGTCTCCGAGCTGTTCGCCAACGACGGAGGGCGAGGCTTCCGCGAGATCGGCAAGGCGACCGGGGTCGGCTACGCCCCGAAGAGCGGGATGAACGTCAGCTTCGGGGACGTCTTCAACCAGGGCCGCTTCTCGATCTACGTGACGAACATCTCCGAGGAGGGGGTCCTCATCCAGGGGAACAACCTGTGGGTCCCCCGGGAGGGGACGTCGGGCGATTCGCTCGCGTACGACAACCTCGCCGACGACCTGGGCGTCGAGCTCGGCGGCTGGAGCTTCGGAGCCCAGTTCGGCGACCTGAACAACGACGGGAACCAGGACCTCGTCCTGACCAACGGCTACATCTCCGCGGCCAAGGACGCCAGCTACTGGTACGACTATTCCGTGATCGCCGGCGGCCACAGCTCCATCATCTCCGATGCGAAGAACTGGCCGGCCATGCGAGGCAAGAGCCTCTCCGGCTACCAGCAAAAGAAGGTCTGGGTCAACGACGGCGCGGGCCGGTTCGCCGAGGTCGCCCAGGCCGTGGGGTACACCGACCTGCACGACGGCCGAGCCGTCGTCCTGGCCGACCTCTGGAATCGCGGCGTGCTCGACCTGGTCGTGGCCAACCAGAAGGGGCCGCTGCTGGTCTACAAGAACACGGTCGATCCGGCGAACGAGTGGATCGGCTTCGACCTGACGAGTCGGTCGTCCAATCGCAGCGCCATCGGCGCCGAGGTCCGCGTCTTCTGGGACGGCCAGGAGCAGCTCCAGCAGGTTTCGGGAGGCGGGGGCTACTCGGCCCAGAACCCCAGGCGCCTGCACTTCGGCCTGGGCAAGAACCCGAAGGTGGAGAAGGCCGTGATCCGTTGGCCTTCCGGTCGCGAACAGGTGATCGAAACACCGACGACGGGGCGGGTCCACCAGGTGGAGGAGTCCTGA
- a CDS encoding FG-GAP-like repeat-containing protein, with amino-acid sequence MSRRKAWAAGLALVIVLLPLVAWIASRRGGLPGPGTPRYEEMVSAFSTGVAALDTEANPIARDALTRAVRLVPEEPAAWANLALAQIRLGELDQAAEALQKARALAPDSGAVDRLLALLEQRRGEFELALDHLKHAVLNDPKDLRSRYSLAQEYERQGDDADGAARELDAILEVAPDNLAALIDRARVAAKLGDVEAMKGVVDRLEGPSGAWPSRAREQYESLKQAVADGNLRLATTRGLMLRNVLVTTPDFRRSLDALTLPTGTVGEPLHAFLRLPQAPTASAPPDRSTAFEVAPSTGGAKSDAVFLLPDPEGGPATVLEADGRELRKADGSGVVAPFPGGEGGAPSPHAVVAADWNSDYRVDLVLAGPGGVRILRGEDDGSFVDVSEAAHLAPDVRDADAYGVWAADVELDGDVDFVVGLRSGPTLVLRNGGDGGFETIRPFDSVADLRDFAWADLDGDGDPDAALLDARGRLHVLDNERAGRFQARTLPDGLADVSALAVADLDGLGAIDLALLGPSSVLRLSDRDDGAGWDLVEAAPRAGVAAADPGSARLLIADLDNNGGMDMVASGPGSTLIWLEDGAGGFVVLDGPPSLRPLAAADLDGDGRIDLAGLADEGRSARALGRGTADYAWQAILPRAAKAVGDGRINSFGVGGEVQVRAGLLVRTQVVAGPVVHFGLGTHARADVARVVWPNGTSQAEFDVEANRTIVAEQRLKGSCPFVYAFDGEEVRFVTDFLWRSPLGLRINAQDTAGVSQTEDRIKIRGDQLAAREGEYDVRVTAELWETHYWDHISLMVVDHPEETEIHIDERFARKPPTLEVRVTDRPVAVASAVDDQGRDVTDVVRARDGRYLDTFGRGFYQGVTRDHWVEVDLGEAPPGDRKLVLVAEGWIHPTDSSINVALGQGRHEPPKGLSLEAPTAAGDWAVVRDDLGFPAGKSKTILIDLDGVFQPGAPRKLRLRTNLEVFWDALSVASYADPAVLKSKRLAPTSADLRWRGYSLMTQADQSSPETPRYDIVTSAGQRWNDLAGFYTRFGDVRELLERVDDRYMIVNAGDELALRFPAPDPPPPGWRRDFVLIGDGWNKDGDYNTAFSKTVLPLPSHARPAYDEPPGELEDDPIHRAHREDWERYHTRFVTPHVFREGLRPRTGAIP; translated from the coding sequence ATGAGCCGTCGCAAGGCATGGGCGGCCGGCCTCGCGCTCGTCATCGTCCTACTCCCACTCGTCGCCTGGATCGCGTCGCGCCGAGGTGGTCTCCCCGGGCCGGGGACGCCGCGTTACGAGGAGATGGTCTCGGCGTTCTCGACCGGGGTCGCCGCGCTGGACACTGAGGCCAATCCGATCGCGCGGGATGCGCTGACGCGCGCCGTCAGGCTGGTCCCCGAGGAGCCGGCGGCCTGGGCGAACCTCGCGCTGGCCCAGATCCGTCTCGGCGAGCTCGACCAGGCGGCGGAGGCGCTCCAGAAAGCCCGGGCCCTCGCCCCCGACAGCGGCGCGGTCGACCGGCTGCTCGCCCTGCTGGAGCAGCGGCGAGGCGAGTTCGAGCTGGCCCTCGACCACCTGAAGCATGCGGTCCTGAACGACCCGAAGGACCTCCGGTCGCGGTACTCGCTCGCCCAGGAGTACGAACGCCAGGGGGACGACGCCGACGGGGCCGCTCGCGAGCTGGACGCGATCCTCGAAGTCGCCCCGGACAACCTCGCGGCCCTGATCGACCGGGCTCGCGTCGCCGCGAAACTCGGCGACGTCGAGGCGATGAAAGGCGTCGTCGACCGCCTTGAGGGGCCGTCAGGGGCGTGGCCCTCGCGGGCCCGCGAGCAGTATGAGTCCCTCAAGCAGGCGGTCGCCGACGGGAACCTGCGCCTGGCGACCACCCGGGGCCTCATGCTCAGGAACGTCCTGGTGACGACTCCGGACTTCCGCCGAAGCCTCGACGCCCTCACGCTGCCGACCGGCACGGTCGGCGAGCCGCTCCACGCGTTCCTGCGCCTCCCGCAGGCCCCGACGGCCTCGGCGCCGCCGGATCGCTCGACCGCCTTCGAGGTCGCGCCGAGCACCGGCGGCGCGAAGTCGGACGCCGTTTTCCTGCTCCCCGATCCCGAAGGCGGCCCGGCGACGGTCCTCGAGGCCGACGGCCGCGAATTGCGGAAGGCCGACGGTTCAGGCGTCGTCGCGCCTTTCCCCGGCGGGGAGGGAGGGGCGCCGTCGCCGCACGCGGTGGTTGCGGCCGACTGGAATTCGGACTACCGCGTCGACCTCGTGCTGGCCGGGCCGGGGGGCGTGCGGATCCTCCGCGGCGAGGACGACGGCTCGTTCGTCGACGTCTCGGAGGCCGCCCACCTGGCCCCCGACGTCCGAGACGCCGACGCTTACGGCGTCTGGGCCGCCGACGTCGAGCTGGACGGGGACGTCGACTTCGTCGTCGGCCTGCGATCCGGACCGACGCTGGTGCTCCGCAACGGGGGCGACGGCGGATTCGAGACGATCCGCCCGTTCGATTCGGTCGCCGACCTCCGCGACTTCGCCTGGGCGGACCTCGACGGCGACGGCGACCCCGACGCCGCCTTGCTCGACGCGCGGGGGCGACTGCACGTGCTCGACAACGAACGAGCCGGGCGGTTCCAGGCCCGCACGCTCCCGGACGGGCTGGCGGACGTCTCCGCCCTGGCCGTGGCCGACCTGGACGGCCTGGGGGCGATCGACCTGGCCCTGCTCGGCCCGTCGTCCGTCCTCCGCCTGTCGGACCGCGACGACGGGGCGGGGTGGGACCTCGTCGAGGCCGCCCCCCGCGCGGGTGTCGCCGCGGCCGACCCTGGTAGCGCCCGGCTGCTGATCGCGGACCTGGACAACAACGGGGGCATGGACATGGTCGCGTCGGGCCCGGGCTCGACGCTTATCTGGCTGGAGGACGGGGCCGGCGGTTTTGTAGTTTTGGATGGGCCCCCGTCGCTGCGGCCCCTCGCAGCCGCCGACCTCGACGGCGACGGCCGGATCGACCTGGCCGGCCTCGCGGACGAGGGACGGTCGGCCCGGGCCCTGGGGCGTGGGACGGCGGACTACGCCTGGCAGGCGATCCTTCCCAGGGCCGCGAAGGCCGTCGGCGACGGCCGGATCAACTCCTTCGGCGTCGGCGGCGAGGTGCAAGTGCGAGCGGGCTTGCTCGTGCGGACCCAGGTCGTCGCGGGCCCGGTCGTCCACTTCGGGCTCGGGACACACGCGCGTGCGGACGTCGCCCGCGTGGTCTGGCCGAACGGGACGTCCCAGGCCGAGTTCGACGTGGAGGCGAATCGCACGATCGTCGCGGAGCAGCGCCTGAAAGGGTCCTGCCCCTTCGTCTACGCCTTCGACGGGGAGGAGGTCCGGTTCGTCACCGACTTCCTCTGGCGCTCGCCGCTGGGCCTACGCATCAACGCGCAAGACACCGCCGGCGTGAGCCAGACGGAGGATCGGATCAAGATCCGCGGCGACCAGCTCGCGGCTCGGGAGGGCGAATACGACGTCCGGGTGACCGCCGAACTTTGGGAGACCCACTACTGGGATCACATCTCCTTGATGGTGGTCGACCATCCCGAAGAGACCGAGATCCACATCGACGAGCGGTTTGCGCGCAAGCCGCCGACGTTGGAAGTTCGCGTCACCGACCGGCCCGTCGCCGTCGCGTCGGCCGTCGACGATCAGGGCCGGGACGTGACGGACGTCGTCCGCGCCCGCGACGGCCGCTATCTCGACACCTTCGGTCGCGGGTTCTATCAAGGGGTGACTCGCGACCACTGGGTCGAGGTCGATCTGGGCGAAGCCCCGCCGGGCGATCGCAAGCTCGTTCTGGTCGCGGAGGGGTGGATCCACCCGACCGACAGCTCGATCAACGTGGCCCTGGGACAGGGGCGGCACGAGCCGCCGAAGGGCCTCTCGCTCGAGGCTCCCACGGCCGCCGGCGACTGGGCCGTCGTCCGCGACGACCTGGGCTTCCCGGCCGGCAAGTCCAAGACGATCCTCATCGATCTGGACGGCGTGTTCCAGCCCGGGGCTCCTCGGAAGCTGCGGCTCCGGACCAACCTGGAGGTCTTCTGGGACGCGCTCTCGGTCGCGTCCTATGCGGACCCGGCCGTCCTGAAGTCGAAACGGCTTGCGCCGACCTCGGCCGACCTGCGGTGGAGGGGCTACTCGTTGATGACGCAGGCCGACCAAAGCTCGCCGGAGACGCCCCGGTACGATATAGTGACGAGTGCCGGCCAGCGTTGGAACGATCTCGCCGGCTTCTATACACGCTTCGGCGACGTGCGAGAGTTGCTGGAACGCGTGGACGACCGCTACATGATCGTGAACGCCGGCGACGAACTGGCCCTCCGCTTCCCCGCCCCCGACCCGCCCCCTCCGGGTTGGCGGCGTGATTTCGTGCTCATCGGCGACGGCTGGAACAAGGACGGAGATTACAACACCGCGTTCTCGAAGACGGTCCTCCCGCTGCCTTCGCACGCGCGGCCGGCGTACGACGAGCCGCCGGGAGAGCTGGAAGACGACCCCATCCATCGGGCGCATCGGGAGGATTGGGAGCGGTACCACACGCGTTTCGTCACCCCCCACGTCTTCCGCGAGGGGCTCAGGCCTCGGACGGGCGCGATTCCTTGA
- a CDS encoding ABC transporter ATP-binding protein, translated as MTAIEGLTLTVSAGEMVALIGPSGCGKSTLLRMIAGLERPTSGTLRVGAQPIEGPGAERGLMFQDPSLFPWKSVRRNIESGLVARGVLRRRRGEVDEYLRLVGLEAFADAYPHQLSGGMAQRAALARALINHPKVLLLDEPLGALDQFTRMKMQDEVIRIWQARRTTTVLVTHDIDEAIYMCDRIVVVSPRPGRIEREIHVPLERPRQRNHPRFLELRAEILEMLHFADGVPSGVSHATGSVAAGGGERP; from the coding sequence ATGACGGCGATCGAGGGACTGACGCTCACGGTCTCCGCGGGCGAGATGGTGGCGCTGATCGGGCCCAGCGGTTGCGGCAAGTCCACCCTGCTGAGGATGATCGCCGGGCTCGAGCGCCCGACGTCCGGGACGCTTCGCGTCGGCGCCCAGCCGATCGAAGGCCCCGGCGCGGAGCGAGGGCTGATGTTCCAGGATCCGAGCTTGTTCCCCTGGAAGAGCGTCCGCCGTAACATAGAATCGGGGCTGGTGGCGCGGGGCGTACTTCGCCGACGTCGCGGCGAAGTCGATGAATACCTGAGGCTGGTGGGGCTGGAGGCTTTCGCGGACGCTTACCCCCACCAACTCTCCGGGGGGATGGCCCAGCGTGCGGCCCTCGCCCGGGCGCTCATCAATCATCCGAAGGTGTTGCTGCTGGACGAGCCGCTCGGCGCGCTGGATCAGTTCACCCGCATGAAGATGCAGGACGAGGTGATCCGTATCTGGCAAGCGCGCAGGACGACCACGGTCCTCGTGACGCACGACATCGACGAGGCCATCTACATGTGCGACCGAATCGTCGTCGTGAGCCCGCGTCCGGGCCGGATCGAGCGTGAGATCCACGTCCCCCTGGAACGGCCGCGGCAGCGGAACCACCCCCGATTCCTGGAACTCCGCGCGGAGATCCTGGAGATGCTCCACTTCGCCGACGGCGTTCCGTCCGGCGTCTCGCACGCCACCGGAAGCGTGGCGGCGGGCGGCGGAGAGAGGCCATGA
- a CDS encoding ABC transporter permease: MGDPGGGPPHLVAALAPPGAALLALLVHLLLPDRQIAPPSRLYAGLLSALLAVSLIMAGLQWTRGRFGAWCRYRGPLAAGGFVLLALWDLATLKRGWLPQPFFPGPNQVLAAMREDAAPLALSTYHSLRLLLSGYAMGVAAGLVCGVLIGWFRAARYWGMPILKVVGPIPATAYVPLAMVMFPNAFLSGAALIALAVWFPVTMLTSSGVANVPMAYLDVARTLGAGRAYLIFRVALPASLPSIFLGLFMGLGSAFLTLIVAETLGVSAGLGWYLKWKQGYLEYAHVYAALAIMAMFFSGLMTALFRIRDSALGWQKGVLRW, translated from the coding sequence GTGGGCGACCCCGGCGGGGGACCGCCCCACCTGGTTGCGGCCCTCGCGCCGCCCGGTGCCGCTCTCCTGGCGTTGCTGGTCCATTTGCTCCTCCCGGACAGGCAGATAGCCCCGCCGAGCCGGCTCTACGCCGGGCTCCTGTCGGCGTTGCTGGCGGTTTCGCTGATCATGGCAGGGCTCCAGTGGACGCGGGGGCGGTTTGGGGCCTGGTGTCGATATCGGGGTCCCCTCGCGGCGGGGGGCTTCGTCCTGCTCGCGCTTTGGGATCTCGCGACGCTCAAGCGAGGTTGGCTGCCGCAACCCTTCTTCCCGGGTCCCAATCAGGTGCTCGCCGCGATGCGGGAGGACGCCGCCCCGCTCGCCCTGAGCACCTATCATTCCCTCCGCCTCCTCTTGTCGGGTTACGCGATGGGGGTGGCGGCCGGCCTCGTCTGCGGCGTCCTGATCGGATGGTTTCGGGCGGCCCGCTACTGGGGCATGCCGATCCTCAAGGTGGTGGGGCCGATCCCGGCGACGGCCTACGTCCCCCTCGCCATGGTCATGTTCCCCAACGCGTTCCTATCGGGGGCCGCCCTGATCGCACTCGCGGTCTGGTTCCCCGTGACCATGCTGACCAGTTCGGGCGTCGCCAACGTCCCGATGGCCTACCTCGACGTCGCCCGCACGCTGGGGGCGGGTCGGGCGTACCTCATATTCAGGGTGGCCCTGCCCGCCTCGCTGCCCAGCATCTTCCTGGGCCTGTTCATGGGGCTGGGGTCCGCCTTCCTGACGTTGATCGTCGCCGAGACCCTGGGGGTGTCGGCGGGTTTGGGGTGGTACCTCAAGTGGAAGCAGGGCTATCTGGAATACGCCCACGTCTACGCGGCCCTGGCGATCATGGCGATGTTCTTCTCGGGGCTGATGACGGCGCTGTTTCGAATCCGCGACTCGGCGCTCGGCTGGCAGAAAGGCGTGCTACGGTGGTGA
- a CDS encoding ABC transporter substrate-binding protein has translation MQNRTRSRLSRLSPSACLACVGLALLAAGCGGDASSPPVATSGGPTKVKIGYLGLTCEAAMFVAQEKGFFEQEGLDVEFVKTDWDGLRDGLGLGKFDANYTLIMYLLKPIEQGLDVKITGGVHSGCLRLQVGPKSSVASAADLKGKKIGIPTMGSPPFLFASRALAAQGLDPRTDVEWVVVAPEVMSLSVEKGQVDAVATSEPLGSILTAQAGIRTVADQAVDEPYRDEYCCATVLSGKFAASNPSGAAKVTRALLKGALWVETNPTAAAGLAVDKKYVASSAELNAQAIGKLKFMPAVAQCRESLGMAAREMKSAGLLNSATDPAELAARAWLDLEGVSDDWIAGLQIEQVAGGGRPPVLTGPEIASLLAGEKDLRSLFCMGCEGMADPDLCGPRDND, from the coding sequence ATGCAGAATCGGACCCGTTCCCGCCTGAGCCGACTTTCGCCGTCGGCCTGCCTCGCTTGCGTCGGACTCGCCCTGCTCGCCGCCGGATGCGGGGGCGATGCGTCGTCGCCGCCGGTCGCGACGTCGGGCGGGCCCACCAAGGTGAAGATCGGATACCTAGGGCTGACCTGCGAGGCGGCGATGTTCGTCGCCCAGGAAAAGGGATTCTTCGAGCAGGAAGGTTTGGACGTCGAGTTCGTGAAGACGGACTGGGACGGGCTCCGCGACGGACTCGGCCTGGGCAAGTTCGACGCCAACTACACGCTCATCATGTACCTGCTCAAGCCGATCGAGCAGGGGCTGGACGTCAAGATCACGGGCGGGGTCCACTCCGGGTGCCTGCGTCTGCAGGTGGGCCCGAAATCGAGCGTCGCCTCGGCGGCCGATCTGAAGGGGAAAAAGATCGGCATCCCCACGATGGGAAGCCCGCCGTTCCTCTTCGCCAGCCGAGCCCTGGCCGCTCAGGGGCTCGACCCGAGAACGGACGTCGAGTGGGTCGTGGTCGCCCCGGAGGTGATGAGCCTCTCGGTGGAGAAAGGCCAGGTCGACGCCGTCGCGACGTCCGAGCCGCTGGGCTCCATCCTGACGGCGCAGGCCGGAATCCGCACCGTCGCCGATCAGGCGGTCGACGAACCTTATCGCGATGAGTACTGCTGCGCGACGGTCCTCAGCGGCAAGTTCGCCGCGAGCAATCCGAGCGGCGCCGCGAAGGTCACGCGAGCCCTCCTCAAGGGCGCGCTCTGGGTGGAGACGAACCCGACCGCCGCGGCCGGGCTGGCGGTGGACAAGAAATACGTCGCCTCCTCGGCCGAGTTGAACGCCCAGGCCATCGGCAAGCTCAAGTTCATGCCGGCGGTGGCGCAATGTCGCGAGAGCCTCGGCATGGCGGCCCGAGAGATGAAGTCCGCCGGCCTCCTCAACTCGGCGACCGATCCGGCCGAACTCGCCGCACGGGCGTGGCTGGACCTCGAAGGCGTCTCGGACGACTGGATCGCGGGCCTTCAGATCGAGCAGGTCGCGGGGGGCGGTCGACCGCCCGTCTTGACCGGTCCCGAGATCGCGTCTCTCCTCGCCGGCGAGAAGGACCTCCGCTCCCTCTTCTGCATGGGCTGTGAAGGGATGGCGGATCCCGACCTCTGCGGGCCGCGCGACAACGACTAA